Sequence from the Rhodanobacter sp. genome:
GTGTTGATCAAAGACACGTGTTTCGTCTCCGTGGGGTGGGTGAATTGATGGGCTCAATTGTAGGGGTGAATGACGATCATTCCAATTGATTGTCGAGATGTAGTCGATTGATGTGAGCTATTGATTGTTGCGAGGATCGCGTCGATGCGCCCGGAAGCCGGACACCGTGGCGTTCAGCGCTGCCGCACGGGCGTTGTGCCGGCGTAATTGGCGCGTGGACGGATCAGTCCGCCGGCCTCCTGCTGCTCCAGTGCGTGCGCCAGCCAGCCTGCCATGCGGCCGGCAGCGAACAGCGACAGGGCTGCATCGGCGTGCTGGTCGTGCAGCAGCGCGATCGCGGCCAGCGCGAAATCCAGGCTGGGCCTGCGGCCGCCGTTGGCGGCCACCGCATCGGTCAGGCGCTGAATGCGCGCCATGCCGGGCAGGCGCGGACGCGCGGCGGCCAGCCTCTCCAGCAGCAGGACGGCGCGCGGATCTCCGTCGGGGTAGAGCGGATGGCCGAAGCCGGGCAGCTCGTCGCCGCGGCGCAGGCGTTCGCGCACGCCGTCTTCGGGACGGCGTTCGTGCAGCGCCTGGCGCAGCAGTCCGTAGGCGCGCGCGGTTGCGCCACCGTGTTGCGGTCCCGAGAGAGCGGCCAGTCCGGCGCAGGCCGTCGCATGCAGGCTGGCACCGGTGGAGGCCGCCACCCGTGCGGCGAAGGCGGACGCGTTGAGTTCGTGGTCGGCGCAAACCACCAGTGCGCAGCGCAAGAGTTCAGGAAGTTGCGCGTGGGGATGGCGCCATGCGCTGGCCAGCTGTCGGTGGATGGACTGGCGTCCGGGTTTTGCGGCGGCGAGCAGGGCGGCGGTCTCGCGCAACAGTCTGGCCGCGCCTGCGCGGCGCTGCCGGGGATGCACGCTGTGCGCGTCCGCGGCTGCCAGCGCCAGCAGCGGCATGGCGGCGGTGGTGCGTTCCAGCGGCGGCAGGTTGCCATGCCGCAGCAGGCCTTGCACGGCGCTGCTCCAGGCAAGTGTCGGCGATGCTTGGAAGGGATCGTCGTCGCCGCAATCCCACAGCAGGTGCGCCACCTCCTCCAGTGTGGCGCCGTCGCGCGCGAGCGCGATGGCGGACTGGCCCCGGTAGTAATGGCCGTGCGGGCGGATCAGCGTGATCCGCGTTTCCAGCACCGGCAGGCCCCAGGTCAGGCTGTGCGCGGCGCCTTGCGCGGCGCCGCGCCCGGCCTGGCGACGGTCGATCAGGCGTTCGATGTCGTCGGCGCGGTATTCGCGGCTGCGCCCGTCCGGGCCCGGGCGGGAGTCGACCTTGCCGCGGCTGACGTAGGCGTAGAGCGTGGCGAGGCTGATGCCCAGCCTGGCGGCAGCCTCGCGGGCGGAGAGGTAGGCATCGTTCATGGGACATATATTGATCGCTTGGATCAAGATTGATCAATGTATCCGCAGGAGGCAAAGTCGCGCCCGTCCAAGACGGAGCGGTGCGCGATGTCCACGATCCAGCCAGTGCTCGATGCCTTCGCGCAGCAGGCGACGTATTGCCGGGAGCACGGTTCGCCGTTCACGGCGCGTCTGCTGCGGTGTGCGGCAGACGGGCTCGCGCGCGGCGAGCCCGTCCTGCGGGCCATCGCGGCATGGCCGGGCGACCCGGTGGCCGATGCCTTGCCGTTGCGCCTCGCAGGTGCCTTGCACGCGCTGGTGCTGGAGGGCCGCGCCGATGCGTTGGCCCGGCACTATCCGGGCGCTGCCGGCGCCAGCGACGACGCGGCGCTGTGGCAGGCCGTTGCGGTCGCCCTGCAGACGCATCCCGACGTGCTCTCCGGCTATCTGGCCTCGCCGCCGCAGACCAACGAAGTCGGCCGATCCGCCGTGCTGCTCGGCGGCTTCATGGCAGTCGCGGCCCGCACGGGGTTGCCGTTGCGCTTGCTGGAGCTGGGCGCCAGCGCCGGGCTGAACCTGAATTGGGACCGCTACCGTTACCGCCTGGGCGATGTGCACTGGGGCGATACCGGAAGTCCGCTGGAACTGGCGCCCCTGTGGCACGGCGCCGCGCCGCCGCTGGCCGGCTTGCGGGTGGCTTCGCGCATGGGCTGCGATCTCGCGCCGGTCGATGTCGCCGAGGATGCGCAGCGTCTGCGCCTGCGTTCGTACGTCTGGGCGGATCAACGGGCACGCATGGAACAGCTCGACGCGGCGTTGTCCGTCGCGAAGCGGCATCACCCGCGCGTCGAGCGTGCCGGGGCGGACGATTGGCTGGAGCGCCGGCTTGCCGAACCGGCGGCGGGTGCGGCGACGGTCGTCTATCACTCGATCTTCTGGAACTACCTGCCGGCCGCGGCCAAGGCGCGGATCGGCGCGGCCATCGCGCACGCGGCGCAATCGGCGGACGCGACGGCGCCGCTCGCCTGGCTGCGTTTCGAATTCGACGATCCGTCGTGTCTGCCTAGCCTGCGGTTGAGCCTGTGGCCCGGCGCGCTCGAGCTGCATCTGGCCGACGCGCAGGCGCATGGCCAGGAGGTTTTCTGGCACGCGGACGACGAGGCCGACGCTGCGCTTCGTGCGCCGCGACATGGCCGGATCGGCGCATCGCCTACAATGTGAAGTTTCGGAGAGCCATCATGTCCCCACTCGATTCCGCCGGCGCGCGTTTCCGCGCCGCCCTCGACGCCGAACAACCTCTGCAGGTGATCGGCGCGATCACCGCCTATGCCGGCCTGATGGCCAAACGCGTCGGCTACAAGGCGCTGTACCTGTCCGGCGGCGGCGTGGCCGCCAATTCGCTGGGCATGCCTGACCTGGGCATCAGCACGATGGAAGACGTGTTGA
This genomic interval carries:
- a CDS encoding citrate synthase family protein; the protein is MNDAYLSAREAAARLGISLATLYAYVSRGKVDSRPGPDGRSREYRADDIERLIDRRQAGRGAAQGAAHSLTWGLPVLETRITLIRPHGHYYRGQSAIALARDGATLEEVAHLLWDCGDDDPFQASPTLAWSSAVQGLLRHGNLPPLERTTAAMPLLALAAADAHSVHPRQRRAGAARLLRETAALLAAAKPGRQSIHRQLASAWRHPHAQLPELLRCALVVCADHELNASAFAARVAASTGASLHATACAGLAALSGPQHGGATARAYGLLRQALHERRPEDGVRERLRRGDELPGFGHPLYPDGDPRAVLLLERLAAARPRLPGMARIQRLTDAVAANGGRRPSLDFALAAIALLHDQHADAALSLFAAGRMAGWLAHALEQQEAGGLIRPRANYAGTTPVRQR
- a CDS encoding DUF2332 family protein, whose product is MSTIQPVLDAFAQQATYCREHGSPFTARLLRCAADGLARGEPVLRAIAAWPGDPVADALPLRLAGALHALVLEGRADALARHYPGAAGASDDAALWQAVAVALQTHPDVLSGYLASPPQTNEVGRSAVLLGGFMAVAARTGLPLRLLELGASAGLNLNWDRYRYRLGDVHWGDTGSPLELAPLWHGAAPPLAGLRVASRMGCDLAPVDVAEDAQRLRLRSYVWADQRARMEQLDAALSVAKRHHPRVERAGADDWLERRLAEPAAGAATVVYHSIFWNYLPAAAKARIGAAIAHAAQSADATAPLAWLRFEFDDPSCLPSLRLSLWPGALELHLADAQAHGQEVFWHADDEADAALRAPRHGRIGASPTM